The following is a genomic window from Maridesulfovibrio frigidus DSM 17176.
TGATGAAGTTGCCAAGAACCGAAGTTTTTCATGGCAGAGCAGAAGCTTTACCAAGTGAATCTTTTCCCGCAGATATTATTTTAAGCAAAGCTTTTATGCCTTGGAAAGAACTTCTGCCATTCGTGAAGCCAATGCTTGTAGAAAATGGCCGCGTGATAATTTTATCAAATAATTGCGCTCCGAAAGAGGGAAAAATAAAATCTCTTGGCTTCAATTTAGAATCTTCAATGGAATATAAGGCTGGAAAGAGAATGCACTATCTCTGGTCATTATCTTCCGCAACCTGACCCATCATACCGCCCTTGAATATAAGCTTTGTGGCATGTTCGTCAGCTATCTCGGCGACATCCATAAGTTTTTCAAGGAAGTCTAAAATTTCAAAGCGTTTCTCTTCTGTTCCATTATCAAATTCAAACTGCATGTCACCGGAAGTCATGTAGTTTTCGAGTTTTTCAAGATATTCTGGTTTGATCATAACGTATCCTTTTTAGTTCACGCTTAAAGTAGCGCTTAATTTACGCCTCATTTGCGCTAAATCAATACTTAATCTGCACTTAGATTTGTCTAAGCTACGATAACTCACGCCAAATATTCAAATAGCTCCCTTCCCCTCTAACAAATAGGGTGGCTAAAGGGCATAGCCCTTTAGCCACCGGAGGCCTAACTGGGCACTATTTATATAAAAATACTAAACATGGTGATAAGGAGAACCCCGTAAAATAGATGCAGCTCGGTATAATTGCTCAAGCAGCATTGTGCGCGCCAACTCGTGTGGCAAAGTCATTTTACTGAGCGAAAGTTTGACGCGTGCCACATTTTTCACTTCATCGGAAAGCCCGAAAGGACCGCCTATTATGAAACATGGGGTCAGGTTCGGATCTTCTGTCCAAATTTGCAGCTTTTTAGATAGCTGGACTGAAGTAAGTTCTATGCCAGTTTCGTCAAGGCATATGACCATATCTGAAGGGCGTATTTTGGTAATGATGGATTTTCCTTCACGCAAAACTTTGTCTTCGGGCGGAAGTTTTCCGGGGGCATCTTTTAAAATTGTTTCATCAAGTTTGTGAAATCTGCCAAGTTTTTTTGAGTAGTGAGCGGCCGCATCTCTAAAGAAAGGTTCCTTTAATTTGCCCACCCATATAAATCTTAACTTACTCATAAAAGCTAACTACCTTTTAGGGTTGCGTCGAGCTTGCCATCTTTTAATGTGATGGATACATATCCGCCGCCTGAGGCCATGCCCGGATTAAAAATTCGTGATTTCCCGATCATATCTTCACCGCGCGACTCATGAATATGTCCGCTCAAAACCAGATCCGGCTGTACCTTCTCAATGAATGCGCGAATAGCACGGCTGCCAACATGCATTCCGTTTGAAATCATGTCCAGTTTTGTGTCGTATGGTGAATCATGCACTGCAAGGATCAGCTGATCATAATCTCCAACCTTTTCAAAAGTCTCGTCCAGCCATTTTGCAAGCTGCTCTTCGCTTACTTCGCCGGGAGTTCCAAAAGGCGTAGGGATGGAAAATCCGACTCCCATAATTTTGATTCCGTCAGCAAGTTCTCTAGCTTCAAGATGAAGGTTCGCTTTTTTGTCAGCGAGAAAAGCTGTGACGTTGTTGCGATCCATATTCCCTGCCTGAGCAAGGATATTTGTATTTTTGTCGTAAATAGAATTCCAAACTTTCTCTATAGCGCCTTGTGGAGAGTGGTTCGTTAAATCTCCGGTAATTATGACGCCATCTGCTTCGGATAACTCAGGAATCAATGAAACAAAGTTTAGGCTTTGGTGAATGTCACCGAAAGCTATCCAGTGCATATTGTTATCAGGCATATCGTCTCCCGCTGTTTTGAGATATGGTCACAGCTGAAAAAACAGTTAAATGTATTTTCATTTGAAATAGTCGCTTCAAGGACAGATTTAATAGCATTAAAGAGTTCAAAAACCAATCCTGCTAGTGCTCGGATATCCGCTTGATGCGTTCGCATAAGGGATGATAAGTTCTTTGCAGAGTGGCAAAGCTTACAGCATGGGATTTTAGTAGAGTACAGGATTAACGATTTCTAAATAGATACGATGCAGTTAATTGCGATAAATAAGGGTGATAGATTTGGATAAGAGCGAAATTAGACAAGGATTGCTTAAGCGTAGGGGGGAGCTTTCAGCAGATGATGTTGGGGGTATGAGTAGCTCTATTGTCTCTCATGTGCAGTCTCTTGCAAAGTGGCGGGATGCGCAGGAGGTTCTGCTTTATTGGCCCATTAAAAATGAAGTGGATGTCAGGCCACTTCTTCGCGATGCTTGGGACATGGGGAAGAAAGTCTTTATGCCTTGTTGCAGACGGGAAGAGCCCGGTATTATGGATTTCGGAGTCGTGCGGGCGGAAGAGGATCTTTTGCACGGATCATTCGGAATAAAGGAACCTTGTCGATCCCGCTGTGAATTTCCAGACGCTGTATCTCCTGATATTATGATAATCCCGGGCGTCGGCTTTGATCATAAAGGGTATCGAATTGGGTTTGGGGGGGGGTATTATGACCGCTTTCTTGCTCGGCCCCAAAAGGATGGGTTCTTGTCCGTTGGAGTTTGTTATTCATTTCAAATTGTTGATGAAATTGTAGCGGAAGACTGGGATAAACCAGTGCATTCTATCTGTACTGACAAGGAAATTATATGTCCAAAATAGAGTATATTCCATTTGTATTTCCGGGAATTGAGAATGTTTCATGTGCGTTTACAACCAGAATGGGAGGGGTATGCGAACCTCCTTTTGATCAAGGTAATATTTCTTTTGACGTAGGTGATGACCCGTATGCTGTCCGTGCAAATAGAACGGCTCTTGCCGCATCTCTAGGGCTGAGTCACTGGCATGAATGTATGCAGGTTCATGGCGATATTTTACACTTTGAGCCTAAGCCTCAATCTGCGGAAGAAGTTGCTGAGCTGGAAGGTGACGGTTTTACTACTGCGCTTCGTGGACACGGTCTGGTTATAAAAACTGCCGACTGCCAGCCCATATTGATTGCTCATAAAAATGGGGATTTCATTGCAGCTTTGCACAATGGTTGGAGGGGGAATTCTATTAACTATCCGGGTAAAAGCGTTGCGCGCATCTGTGATCATTACGGATGTTCTCCAAAGGATCTTTTGGCAGTGCGCGGGCCAAGCCTAAGTCCGGCTCTTTCGGAATTTGTAAATTTCAGCTCAGATTTTGAACCGGGACATGATAGCTATTTTGATGACGAGACAAAAACAGTAGATTTATGGAAGCTGACTCATGATCAACTAGCCGGAGCAGGGCTTAAGCCTCGTAATATTTTTGGAATAGACATGTGTACTTATTGTATGAATGAAACATTCTTTTCATACAGGCGTAAGAAAAAATCTGGACGACAAGTCTCCGTAATCTGGATAAAGTAGTCTGGATTAAACCATCTGTTTTTAATTGATCTACTTTTTTTTAGCTTGCTTGCGAAGCTCTGAAACGGGAACGCCGCCAATGCCCCAGTTTTCAGTTTCAACTTCGTCGATTGTGACTACTGTAGTGGCTGGGTTTTTACCAAGAGTCTCAACTAGCAGGTCTGTGACGCCTTTAATAAGTTTAGCTTTTTGTTCTTTGGTAGCGCCGTCTTTAGTAATGCGAATGTTAACGTAGGGCATACTGTTCTCCTCATAAAGAAAACCCCTTTGGCGCATGCGTCAAAGGGGTTTATGTTTTGGAATGTAAAGCAATTGCTTTTAGGCGTTCTCAGCGTGTTTTTTTTCAATCAGCTTGAAAACCCTTTCTGCGAGCTGGTTTATTTCTGCTTTTGAAATCTGGTCGTCAGCACCTACAGTTACTCCCTTATGGAAGAGTGTGTCTGTGATGATAGAAGAACAGAGGAGAACCGGAAGATGTCTTAGTTCAGGATCTCCTTTGATTCTTTTGGTAAGGTTGTGACCGTCCATGACAGGCATTTCGATATCTGTAACAACAATATCGAGGTAGTCATCAATGGTTTTTCCCTCTGCCTTTGCTTTCTTACGCATTTCGGTAATTTTATCCCACGCAGATTTACCATTGTGGGCTCTTGTTACCTTGAAGCCTGCATCTTCGAGCATTTGTCCGATCATGCGGCGAATCATGGTAGAGTCATCTGCAATGATGGCTTTAAGCTGCTGCTTTTCAATTTTAGCAACTAAAGTAGCATCAGGAGCATCTGTAAGGTCCATGCCAGGGTTAAGGTCTGCGACTATTTTTTCCAGATCAAGCAAGAAAACAATTCGTCCTTCAAGTTTAACCACTCCTGTTATTGAATTGGCTGTAAGTGATGAAACCTGTCTGCTTGGAGCCTCTACATCTTCCCAGCTGATGCGGTGAATTCGTGTTACGCCAGAAACCAGAAATGCCGTTGAAATTTTATTGAATTCCGTGACGATTACTTTAGGGGCTTCTTCTTCAACTCTGTTTTTACCAACTCTGCTGCTAAGATCAATCAGAGGAATGATTTCAGATCTGAGATCAAAAGCTCCCAAGACCGCATCACTTGCAGCATCGGGCATATCTGTAAGTACAGGCAGTCTAATAATTTCAACTACTTTAGCTACGTTAATTCCGTAGTAATTACGTCTTGTAGTTGATCCCTTTACACTATCAGATTCATCAATGAAAAATTCAACAATTTCAAGCTCATTAGTGCCTGATTCAAGAAGAATATTCGTTTGGGACATTTTTAATCCTCCCCGGAAAAATATGTGAAGTCAGCTTGCAAATAAACAGGTTTGTTTTATTCCGTGTAATATTAGCTCGAAAACTTTGTTTGTGAAAGGTCTTTTTAAATAAAATAATGAAACATAGACCCTTAAATCAAGTTGAAATGGTAGAATTGTCAACCCAATTAAGCTCCATATTGCAATTCTAAGCAAAATAATAACATAATAGGCTAAATTAGGTCTAGTTGATGATACCTTTTTTTATAGCTTTTTAACATTATATATGAATTAAATTTCTTTTTCCCCGTTTGGAAAGCGATTTCACCAAGCTCCCGTGCAAGTCTCTGTTTTAGTAGTAATGATGATGTTTTTTCAATAAAACTATTCTTATTAAAAGGTGCAACCAGAAGACCATTTATACCATCAGTGATTTGCTCTGGAACCCCTCCAACAGCGAAGCTTACTGCTGCAAGTCCCTTAGACATTGCTTCAAGAGTTACCAATGGATGGTTATCTGCAAGGGTTGGGTATGCAAGCACATCTGCCGCGGTCATGAATTCGCTGAGCGTTTCCCTGTCTACATATGGGATCGCGATAAAATCGCCCTCCCGTAAATTCTTATCGCCCCCTATGGCAAATCCTATAGCCTCTGGAACATTCTTTTTTATACCTGCCCAATATTTTTTCCAAACCGGTCCAGATTTGTAAGCTGCGCTTTCTCCCCCGTGAGCAATAAAAAGGACCACTTTGGATGTGGGGTGCAGTCCAATTTTTTCTCTGCTCTGCTTCTTGTTTCCGATATTTTCAGGCCAGGGAATTCCATTAGGTATAATTTTAACAGACAATTTTGGCTCGGCAATTTTGGTCTGGTTTGCAAGCCATTTGGAAGGAGATATTAAAAAGGCCTTCCGCTTTGTGATAATATCTATGCTTTCTTGGCGAATGTTTTCGGAGTCAGCAAACCCGCGTGGGCACGGGCATTTACATTTTTTCTCAAAATGAGTGCAATCAAGAGGGTGTGTGCATCCTCCGGTAATTAATTGCGAGTCATGCATGGTAATAACAATTTTCACCTGATCAGGAAGCGCAGCAAGAAATTCAGTGGGATTGGCTGAGGAGTGAAAGTGAACTATGGAATTAGGTGGGATGTTTTTTGCCGCTTGCGCAGGAGATATGAGCTGGTCACCCGGCTCTTCGGACGCTTCGAATGAATGCTGCGTTTTATAGCCAGCTTCTTTTAGTCCTTCATATATGATTAGAGCGACGCGTGTTGCTCCTCCGCTTTTTTTTAATGCGGTGTGGTGGATGATTGTTCGCATCTAGCACGCCTTTTCTAGAATATCATGTTTCAAACCCCATAAAATATGAAATTCAGCTTCTCGGCTGGTTAGCTCTTGAGCCATGGACTGAATTTTGGCGATTAGCTCAGAAGTTGTAATAGGTTTGCGGGCAAAAAAAGCCATTTTCCTAACAACTTCCTGTTTAAGCGATCTTTCAACTCCTTTATATATGAGAGGGAATTCTTTCTCATGATATATTGCAAGGCCTGTAGAGCCTGTCACAACCATTGTATCCGCGCTGATTGCGGATGTCGGATAATGAGAGAACAATTCTCCGAATCTTACCTGTGCAGGGTGGAGAATGTCAGCAAGCCCTTCAGTTTCTACCGGGGTGGTGCTCAGTTCTTCCCATAGCGCAATGTGCTGACGGATGACTTCCTGCCACGTAAATTTATCGCGGACTCTTTCCGCTCCTGATTTCCCCATAGACTCTCTTCGCTCACGATCCTTAATCAGCGTTTCAAGTCCCTTGGCCAGCTTCGGTGTGCTTACTGCTGTTTGCTGAGCAAGGAGCAGGTGGTATTGATTGTCAAAGCATAGAGGCGCCATTAGGTCTACAACAGGAGTTTCCGCCGCACCGATTGTTTCGATTAAAAGTCCTGTTTCATTGTGGACTACTAAATCTTTATAGCCGTCGTAATCAGAAGCTACGATTGGCAAGCCCATTGCTCCGGCCTCAAGTATGGTGAGACCGAAAGTTTCCTGCGGATTGTCTGAAATGGAGACGAAAATATCTGAACCTCGGTAGAGGTCAATTTTCTGATGATCAGTCGGACGCGCAAAAATGGATAATTCAAGACCCATATTACGGCTGAGCTCCTTCAAAGTGTTGGGAAAATCATCTCCATCATCCATCCATCCAGCAAGAATAACTCTTACATCTTCCCGGGCGATTCCAGCTGAGAATACGCGCTGCATAGCACGTAGTAGAGGCAAAATATCCATCTTAGAGTAATGGGCAATTCGACCGAAAACTAAGATGTTAACACGGTTTTCAGGAGTGTTTAAGCCTAGATTATCTAGTGCGTCAGCCTTTTGCTGTGGAGTCGGCGGAACAAGTGCTAATGGATTTATCCCCAAAGGAATTTTTTTAATTTGCGGGGAAGGAAATTTTTCTTCATCCAGCTCAAACCCTTCTCGCAGGTGCTGAAAATATTTTTCTACAACCTGAGTGCCGGGAGTTGAAGTTGCAACAATGCAATCGCGGGCGGTGGTTCCCTTCCATATATGATTAAGGAAAGCGGAACCGTAGTTGCTGTAACTCAAAGAATGGGTGGTGCCGGTGATTGGAAAGATGTTTTTCGCAAATTTATTTCTGACACGTGCCAGATGAGGGGGGTAGACGATGCAATCGGACTGGTGAAAACAAAAGTATTCATGCTTACTGATGTAGTCTGGTAAATCCCGCCTATCCAAAATTTTGACCTTGTCCTTCTCTAATAATTTCAGAAAGTTATTAGATATGAATCCAGATAACTCCTCACGGCTGTTTCCGCCGCTGAGAAAGAAATGATATTCGTCAAAAGGGTCCTCGGTCAGCAATCCGTTTAAAAATCCAATGTTTGCGACTTTTCTTCCAAGTATCGGCCCTGTTTCATAAAAGGGGTCCAAAGTTCCCCATATTCTTTGAGTTTTCATACATATTTCAAGCCATATTTGGGCCTGTTTTGTCAAAGGATTTTATTGCCATCGTAATTGGTATTGTGACGGAAACCCGGCACTCTTTGCCATATTTGATCTGTTTTAGGTGTCCCATAATCCCCCCTGTTTATCTGGCATAAAGATTATAACACGAACGCTTTTGTGCTCTTCTGAGTCTATAAGCGACTTAAAAGATAAGGTTTTGTTTCTTCTGTCTCAGTGCTTGTACTGCGTTCGATGGGATTTCAGGAACTGTTTTTTACCGAGTGTAAAGTCTTTGGTCTTTAATTTGCAGCAATGGGGTTAGAAAACCTTTTTTAACAGTACGTTGATTGCACAAGGAGATTTGATATGAATAGGGGAGACAGACCAGAGCTACTTTGGGGGTTCGGTCTAAATACTATAGAAGCCGATAAGATTGAGGATTCACTGGGGCCCGGATTTTTCTTAAGAAATTTTTCGGAAAGATCACTTCCCGGTGCTAAGGAACTTCGTCACCCTGAAAAGCCTTCCGCCACATGGATTCCGCTCAGGGTTTGGAATGAACTTTCCGAAACACGTCGCGCAACCTACCGTAAGCAGGAATCTACACAGCGTATCCTTATACAGGACGAAAACGAGAAAAATGTTGATCTCGAGTCCGTTCTTGAAGATGGATTTCTCGCTGTTGTCAGCGCTCCACTTACCAGTTCCAAGGTTCAAGATGCACTTTTCAGAGCAAAGGAAGTGGCTGGTCTCTATGGTGATCTTTACAGGATGACTGAAGAGATCATTATGGAACGTGAGCTTCTTTCACGTAAGACTGAACAGTTGATGTTCCTGAATACTGTGCTTTCTAATGCTACTGAGCGTTTGGAGGTAGGCGATATTCTTGGACAGGCGGCTGAAGATTTAAAGCTTCTTCTTCCGGTTCTATCTGTACAGGGCGTTTTCTGGGATGTAGCCTCAACAGAAAAGCAGGCTGAAGCTGAAATTTTTCTCAATCCGGGACTCATTCCTGAAATTCAGAATGAATGGACTGATTTTATGATTGAAAATGTAAAGGAACTGAGCGGCACAGATGTCGCCGGTTACAATCTTTCTGAAACTATTCCGGCCGGGGACGCAGCCATGTGCTATGGTCCTACAGGCGGAAGAGTTCTCGCACTTCCGCTTATTTCACGTGGAGAGAAGTTCGGTTGTCTGATCATGCTTTGTGATAAGTCTGTAAGGCTTGCAAAGGATCAGGTAAACACTCTCAATGCTGCGGTGAATCATTTGTCGCTAGCGCTTAATAACGCTTTGATGTTCACAAAGATTAAGACCCGTGCTGATCGTGACGGACTTACCAGAGTTTTCAACCGCCGCAGTTTCGATGAACGTCTGACTGAAGAGCTTAGACGGCACCAGAGACACAGCATGGACCTATCACTACTAATGATCGACCTCGATCTTTTCAAGGATGTTAATGATACTTATGGGCATATGGCGGGCGACATGGTTCTTGAAACTGTTGCAAGAATGTTTGAAGAAACATTTAGAACAACCGATTTTATAGCTCGTTATGGTGGGGAAGAATTCGTGATTCTGCTCCCACACACCAATGCTGAACAGGCCGAAATGCTTGCTGAGCGAATTAGAGCGAAGATAGAATCCTGCACAATGACATATCAGACCGTTGATTTTAAGGTCACTGCCAGTATCGGAGTTTCGTCTGTATGTCCGGGCTGTCTCGAAAAGGATTCTGAATTAGTCCTCAAGGCTGACGAGGCCCTTTATAAGGCTAAGGAGCTAGGACGTAACAGGGTTGAAGTTAACGCCCCTGTAGCGCGTCTAAGGATAGTATAGTTTTCAGGTTTTCCGAATGCTATAGGTGCTGTTGGGTTTTCTGCTTAGGGCGGTGCGAATTGTCGCACCGCCTTTTTTTTGTTTTTTGCGGCGCAAATGTAAAAAAGGGAATTAGATCTGTAGATATGCTTTTTTGCAAGGCGCTCAATCTTGGTAAGTGTCTTATGTTAATAACTTAATATTCTGATTCTATTCTGGTTGCTGATATATTCGGCCTATTTGCTAGTTGGTGTCCGCTTGACCTAAAGGCAGAATGGTGCAAAAGCCACCAATTCCCGTATTGTTTTTTAGGGTAGTGGTTTTTGAGTTACATATTATATGTAGGCATCTGCAGTGTCAGTACTGCATGATGCATTAATTATTTCAACGGATAGCGCTTTGACTGTTTTCAATGTCGCTGCTGAGGGAGAATCAAACTGATGAATGAATTACTTTGGATTGGCTTCGCTTTATTAGATTTAAGTCTTGTTTTGGTCGTTTACAAATTTTTTGGTAAAACCGGATTGCTTGGTTTGATAGTTTTTAACCTCATACTCTGTAATATTCAGGTTTTGAAAACTATCGAACTTTTCGGGATGACAACTACCCTTGGAAATATTCTATATGCCAGTGTGTTTCTTTCAACTGATATGCTGAGTGAATTTCATGGTAAGAAAGAGGCTAAAAAAGCAGTTTATTTAGGATTTCTTATTCTCGTGATGGCCGTTGTTTATATGCAACTGGCTCTGATGTTTACACCCGCTGCCGATGATTTTGCTCAGCCGCATCTTGAGGCAATTTTCGGATTTCTTCCACGCATAGCCCTCGGTAGTTTGTGCGCATATCTTGTTTCTCAGCTTCATGATGTATATGTTTTTCATAAACTTAAAGAGAAGTTCGGAGATCGCCATTTATGGCTTAGAAACAATGCCAGCACGCTTGTGAGTCAGCTTCTTGATTCGGGTGTTTTCTGTGTGATTGCTTTATGGGGACTATTTCCCTTCGAAGTGTGGCTCGAAATATTCTTCACCACCTATTTATTTAAAGTAATTGTTGCTGTGATGGATACTCCATTCTTGTACTTAGCTCGTAAGATTCGCTGCCCTGAATAGGGCGTGCCATTCGCAGGGTTGACGAAGTTTGTTATGCGTTTAATAATGATGGTTCAAATTAAACATAATTCAGGGGAGTCCATATGAGTCAGATGCTTGGGAAAAGCGTTCCTTTTTATAAAATGCAGGGTTGCGGTAATGATTTTGTTGTAATCGATAATCGCGAGCTTGGTGTGCCTGTTGAGAAAATGCCTGAATGGGCAGAAAAGATTTGTCAGCGTGCTTTTGGTGTTTATGCTGACGGACTATTTTTTATTGAAAATGCACCCGAAGGGTCTGATTTAGATTACATATGGCAGTTTTATAATTCCGATGGGTCGCGCGCTGAAATGTGCGGCAATGCTTCCCGTTGCGTAGGTCGTCTTGCTCATGCTCTCGGTATCGCCGGAGAACAACACGTATTCGGTTCAGATGCTGGCCCTATCAACGTTCAGGTTTTTCCCCTTCAGGAAGAAGTCAAAGTACAGCTTACTAATCCTGTTGACGTGAAGCTTAAGCAGTCGCTCGAAATTGATGACGAAACATATGAATACCATTTTGCCAACACCGGGGTTCCCCATGTTGTTGTGCAGGTCGCGGATGTTGAAGCTGTTGATATTAAGAAGCTGGGAAGCGCATTTAGGTTTCATAGTGACTTTGCGCCTGCGGGCAGTAATGTTAATTTCGTGCAGATAGACGACAATGACAGTCTTATTGTTCGAACTTACGAGCGCGGAGTAGAAGATGAAACCTATGCTTGCGGAACTGGTGTAAGCGCTGTTCAGGTCGCTTTGAATAGGCTTGGTCTTACTGATGCTGCTGTTCGCATTAGAACTTCAGGTGGTGAAATTCTTAAAGTTATCATCGAGGGTGAAAAAGTTTTCCTCCAAGGCGGAGCTGAGCTTACTTTTTCGGGTGAATTATTTGTTGAATCACTCAATATTGATTTCTAAATCACTTTTTATTAAATAAGATAGGCCTTTGCAGATATGCTCTGGCCTCTTTTTTTGCCATAATTCCATACTAAATTGGAATATAATTACGAATAGATGAAATCTATGCTTGCAACACTTATGTATTAGCTGTATAGCCTTGTTTACGCAGTTGTTGTGATTAATGTGATAATGATTGTTCTTGCCAAGCAGGAATTATTCTTGTTGCACAGTAACAGGTGGATGCGGTTTTTTTTAAAATTAGTTGTAAGTATCTATGGATATAGTAGATTTCATCTCTGCTGATTGTATACTTAATTGGCAGAGATTTGGATTTAATCGTATAGGCGCAACCTAATACATTATAATAAAGTCAAGGAGACATAGCATGGTAAATAGTGAACTAACTAAGCTTTTACAGGACGTTGTACTTAAGAATGATAAGCCTGCTCGCGACGTTGCAACGGAAATAAGCAAGCCTTACCCGACTCTTCTTCGTGAAATCAATCCCGAAGATAAGGGTGCAAAGGTAGGTATTGAAGAGTTGATCCCTATTATGAGATCAACTGGTAGCATTCGTCCGTTGACCAGACTCGCTAATATCATGGGTTACGTTCTCGTTCCTATGGATATTAATCCTGGTGATCCAGATGAAGCTAATTACATGGCTCTTGATCTTATGGACGGGTTCGGAAGATATTCTAAAGCCTTGAAAACAGCTTTGCAGGCTGATCCTAAAGACGACCTTGTTAGCTC
Proteins encoded in this region:
- the dapF gene encoding diaminopimelate epimerase, with amino-acid sequence MSQMLGKSVPFYKMQGCGNDFVVIDNRELGVPVEKMPEWAEKICQRAFGVYADGLFFIENAPEGSDLDYIWQFYNSDGSRAEMCGNASRCVGRLAHALGIAGEQHVFGSDAGPINVQVFPLQEEVKVQLTNPVDVKLKQSLEIDDETYEYHFANTGVPHVVVQVADVEAVDIKKLGSAFRFHSDFAPAGSNVNFVQIDDNDSLIVRTYERGVEDETYACGTGVSAVQVALNRLGLTDAAVRIRTSGGEILKVIIEGEKVFLQGGAELTFSGELFVESLNIDF
- a CDS encoding phage regulatory CII family protein gives rise to the protein MVNSELTKLLQDVVLKNDKPARDVATEISKPYPTLLREINPEDKGAKVGIEELIPIMRSTGSIRPLTRLANIMGYVLVPMDINPGDPDEANYMALDLMDGFGRYSKALKTALQADPKDDLVSSVEQEGFEAITAILTMVHYLRKRSDEEKAKNAPRLAQVS